The Neochlamydia sp. S13 genome has a segment encoding these proteins:
- a CDS encoding DUF692 domain-containing protein has protein sequence MKNANIPNLGIGIGLRHVHYEDIFRLQPEIDWFEIISENFMVEGGKPLENLEKILAKYQVVQHGVALGIGSADPLDYNYLKKLKALTRLTKTPWLSDHLCWGHLPGAHYHDLLPLPYTQEVINYVAERARIVQDYLEIPFALENLSSYVAFQEDEMPEWEFYTAVVEKANIFMMLDVNNIYVSSRNHGFDAQKYIQNLPYDRVLQIHLAGHSDHGDYVLDTHDNYVRDEVWDLYADIYPRTGGVSTLLEWDDNFLSFQETWDEALKAKKFQKSLHDKASLERPMRQLQGVEV, from the coding sequence AACTTAGGAATTGGAATAGGTTTAAGGCATGTCCACTACGAAGATATTTTTCGCTTACAACCTGAGATTGACTGGTTTGAGATTATTAGTGAAAATTTCATGGTGGAAGGTGGCAAGCCTCTTGAAAATCTTGAGAAAATTTTAGCTAAATATCAGGTCGTGCAACATGGAGTAGCTCTAGGAATTGGAAGTGCTGATCCTTTAGACTACAATTATCTAAAAAAGCTTAAAGCCTTAACACGTTTAACGAAGACACCCTGGTTATCAGATCACTTATGCTGGGGGCATCTGCCCGGTGCTCACTATCATGATTTACTTCCTTTGCCTTATACCCAAGAAGTCATCAACTATGTAGCCGAAAGAGCACGTATTGTACAGGATTATCTAGAAATTCCTTTTGCCCTTGAAAACCTTTCTTCCTATGTAGCTTTTCAAGAGGATGAGATGCCCGAATGGGAATTTTATACGGCTGTTGTAGAGAAAGCTAACATTTTTATGATGTTGGATGTCAACAACATTTATGTTTCTAGCCGCAATCATGGCTTTGATGCCCAAAAATATATCCAAAATCTTCCTTATGATCGTGTATTACAGATACATTTAGCGGGTCATAGCGATCATGGCGATTATGTACTAGATACCCATGATAATTATGTAAGGGATGAAGTGTGGGATTTATATGCCGATATTTATCCCCGCACAGGGGGAGTTTCCACTTTACTTGAATGGGATGATAATTTTCTTAGTTTTCAAGAAACTTGGGATGAGGCTCTAAAAGCAAAAAAGTTTCAGAAATCTTTACATGACAAGGCTAGCCTTGAAAGACCGATGCGTCAATTGCAAGGGGTAGAAGTATGA
- a CDS encoding RsmB/NOP family class I SAM-dependent RNA methyltransferase — MINSREAAFFALLHSLKGESFISEYLGEWFKKEQPSSQDYQLAHQIAYGSAQMALTLDYLALQLSEKKKMRLKLKEKALLRTALYQFYFLDKLPHYAIVDESIKIAKKHFHSYFVAYLNAILRKFSLLSLTLPQGMDLPSLSIRYSFPLYFIKNLSKHYGLQATIKILEASNKPALTMARLRNIVEIPAEWNTVIEEPVKVITVPASEVKRVASSADYYIQNVTPASLIGNLSQGISKAPTSILDICASPGGKTLALHDFFPQAALYANDVSLQKIQKLKDNFAKYGVQAQVSCSEGEKLELDKKFDLIVLDVPCSNSGVLSKRPEARWRLNEDQAKQLKIIQLNLLKHAVHLLENEGEIWYMTCSILPEENEEIVALACQELDLIKKNLISILPNAEGWDGGFACCLVKKLR; from the coding sequence ATGATAAACAGTCGTGAAGCAGCATTTTTCGCCCTTCTGCATTCATTAAAAGGGGAGAGCTTTATTTCCGAATATTTAGGAGAGTGGTTTAAAAAAGAGCAGCCTTCTTCTCAAGATTATCAATTAGCCCATCAAATAGCTTACGGTTCTGCTCAGATGGCTCTAACCTTAGATTATTTGGCTTTGCAGCTCTCTGAAAAGAAAAAGATGCGTTTAAAGTTAAAAGAAAAAGCTTTACTACGTACAGCTTTATATCAATTTTACTTCTTAGATAAGCTTCCTCATTACGCGATTGTGGATGAGTCAATCAAGATTGCAAAGAAACATTTCCATTCTTACTTTGTTGCTTACTTAAATGCCATATTAAGGAAGTTTTCTCTTCTTTCTTTAACTCTACCCCAAGGAATGGATCTACCTTCTCTTAGTATCCGCTATTCCTTTCCTCTTTATTTTATTAAAAATCTTAGCAAGCACTACGGCTTACAGGCGACGATAAAGATTTTAGAAGCTAGCAATAAGCCTGCCCTAACCATGGCTCGGCTAAGAAATATAGTAGAAATTCCGGCAGAGTGGAACACAGTTATAGAAGAACCAGTCAAGGTCATTACTGTCCCTGCTTCTGAGGTTAAAAGGGTGGCTTCCTCTGCAGATTATTATATCCAAAATGTTACCCCAGCAAGCTTAATAGGAAATCTTTCTCAAGGGATAAGTAAAGCCCCTACCAGCATATTGGATATATGCGCTTCTCCGGGTGGTAAAACGTTGGCTCTTCATGACTTTTTCCCTCAAGCAGCCTTATATGCCAATGATGTCTCCTTGCAAAAAATACAAAAACTAAAAGACAACTTTGCAAAATATGGTGTGCAAGCTCAAGTAAGCTGCAGTGAAGGCGAGAAGTTAGAACTTGATAAAAAATTTGATCTTATCGTTTTAGATGTGCCTTGCAGTAACAGTGGAGTTTTGAGTAAACGTCCTGAAGCTCGCTGGAGATTAAACGAAGATCAAGCAAAGCAGCTTAAAATCATTCAGCTTAATTTGTTAAAACATGCTGTTCATCTGTTAGAAAATGAAGGCGAAATTTGGTACATGACCTGCAGCATTCTCCCGGAAGAAAATGAAGAGATAGTAGCGCTAGCGTGCCAAGAATTGGATTTAATAAAAAAGAACCTCATTTCCATCTTGCCTAACGCAGAAGGGTGGGATGGAGGCTTTGCCTGCTGTTTAGTTAAGAAATTAAGATAA
- a CDS encoding putative DNA-binding domain-containing protein → MKAMELAFDKQVPANLRKLQEWFASILVRPVDQDSHMNPISPSQESMEEEAFDYIVPSPTLRPAQRIELYNQQYWWRLLSILHDATPLVVRLFGHHDFNEKIGKPYLTHYPPDTWSLNFLSDRLPQWIEESYQEKDKQLILDAARIDAALNYSFFAAHYSPVNAHIIAAGMDKTLKRRMCLQPHVFLFNLRYDMFTFRQEMIKQEAEYWENHDFPNLAQDRPYYFVVYRNGENNLQWDEIDFSAFRFLNLFSTGTSLEEACEWLEQQDEQLYAEAASKLHLWLQEWVFRQWLYFDDKQS, encoded by the coding sequence ATGAAGGCTATGGAATTAGCGTTTGATAAGCAAGTACCCGCTAACCTTAGAAAGCTGCAAGAGTGGTTTGCAAGTATACTGGTAAGACCTGTCGATCAAGATAGCCATATGAATCCTATCTCTCCTTCACAAGAAAGCATGGAAGAAGAAGCATTTGACTACATCGTTCCTAGCCCTACTTTAAGGCCCGCTCAACGTATAGAGCTTTACAATCAGCAATATTGGTGGAGGCTTTTAAGCATTTTGCATGATGCCACACCCCTCGTTGTGCGCCTGTTTGGGCATCATGACTTCAATGAAAAAATTGGTAAGCCTTACCTTACTCATTATCCTCCTGATACCTGGTCGTTAAACTTTCTTAGTGACCGGCTTCCTCAATGGATAGAGGAGAGCTATCAGGAAAAGGATAAACAATTAATATTAGATGCGGCAAGAATTGACGCCGCCTTAAATTATTCTTTTTTTGCTGCCCATTATTCACCTGTGAATGCCCATATAATAGCGGCAGGGATGGATAAAACTCTTAAACGTCGCATGTGTTTACAGCCTCACGTTTTCTTATTTAATTTACGTTATGATATGTTTACTTTCCGTCAGGAAATGATAAAGCAAGAGGCAGAATATTGGGAAAATCACGATTTTCCTAACTTAGCTCAAGATCGTCCCTATTATTTTGTAGTATACCGTAATGGTGAAAATAATTTACAGTGGGATGAAATTGACTTTTCTGCTTTTCGTTTCCTAAATCTTTTTTCAACAGGAACAAGTCTTGAAGAAGCCTGCGAATGGCTTGAGCAACAAGATGAGCAGCTTTATGCTGAGGCAGCAAGTAAGCTACATCTTTGGCTTCAAGAATGGGTATTCCGGCAATGGCTATATTTTGATGATAAACAGTCGTGA